CACCGTCAATTGCCCACGGGGCTGGGCGTGACTGCCGGCAGCAGAATCCTCGGCTTCCTGCACCTCGGCGAGAATCCTGCGACAGTCCTCCAGGTAACGCTGCCCCGCTTCGCTCAAATGCACGCTTCGAGTGGTGCGAATCAACAATTGCGTACCGATCCGCTGCTCCAACGCTGCCACGGCGCGGGTGACGCTGGCGGCGGACAGGCCCAGACGCCTGGCGGCTGCGGAGAAACCTTGGTCTTGGGCGACGGCGGCGAATACCTGCATTTCCTGGAAACGATCCATGGATACCCTCGAATCAGATACAAAAATCGCAGCCGAAGCTGCGATTTTTTTTGGGGCGAACTCAGCTGTGGATAACTTATTCCACCGTCACCGACTTCGCCAGGTTACGCGGCTGATCAACGTCCGTACCCTTGAGCACAGCAACGTAGTACGACAGCAGTTGCAGCGGAATGGTGTAGAGGATCGGCGAGAGGATGTCGTGGATATGCGGCATCTGCACGACGTGGGTGCCTTCGCCGTTGGTCATCCCTGCTTTCTCGTCAGCGAACACGACCAGTTCGCCGCCGCGGGCGCGGACTTCCTGCAGGTTGGACTTGAGCTTCTCCAGCAGTTCGTTGTTCGGCGCCACGGTGACCACCGGCATGTCGTTATCCACAAGGGCCAGCGGGCCGTGTTTCAACTCGCCGGCCGGATAGGCTTCGGCGTGGATATAGGAGATTTCCTTGAGCTTCAAGGCTCCTTCCATGGCCACCGGGAATTGCGCGCCGCGGCCGAGGAACAGGGTGTGATTTTTCTCGGCGAACAGCTCGGCGATTTTTTCCACAGTGCTGTCCATCGCCAGCGCTTCACCCAGACGGGTCGGCAGGCGACGCAGCTCTTCGACCAGCGTGGCTTCAACGCCTTTTGCCAGACTGCCACGTACTTGGCCCAACGACAGGGTCAGCAACAACAGACCAACCAGTTGCGTGGTGAAAGCTTTGGTTGAAGCCACGCCGATTTCGCGACCGGCCTGGGTCAGCAGGGTCAGATCAGATTCGCGCACCAGCGAACTGATGCCGACGTTACAAATCGCCAGGCTGGCGAGGAAGCCCAGCTCTTTAGCGTTGCGCAGCGCGGCCAGGGTGTCGGCGGTTTCGCCGGACTGCGAGATGGTGACGAACAGGGTGTCCGGCTGCACCACCACTTTGCGGTAGCGGAATTCGCTGGCGACTTCGACCTGGCAAGGGATCCCGGCCAGTTCTTCAAGCCAATAACGCGCAACCATGCCGGCGTGGTAACTGGTGCCACAGGCAACGATCTGCACGTTGCGCACCTTGGCGAATAGCTCGGCGGCTTGCGGGCCGAATGCTTGCACCAAGACTTGATCGTTGCTCAGACGACCTTCAAGGGTGCGCTGCACCACCGCCGGTTGTTCGTGGATTTCCTTGAGCATGTAGTGGCGGAATTCGCCTTTGTCAGCGGCTTCAGCACCGTCGCTGTATTGCACAGTCTGGCGCTCGACAGCAGCGCCGTTCACGTCCCAGATCTGCACGTTATCGCGGCGAATTTCAGCGATATCGCCTTCTTCCAGATACATAAAGCGGTCAGTCACCTGACGCAGGGCCAGTTGATCGGAAGCGAGGAAGTTCTCACCCAGACCCAGACCGATCACCAGCGGACTGCCGCTGCGGGCGGCAACAAGACGATCAGGTTGCTTGGCATTGATCACCGCCAGACCGTATGCACCGTGGAGTTCTTTGACGGTGGCTTTGAGGGCTGCAGTGAGGTCTGGCTGTACCTTGAGCTTTTCGCTGAGCAGGTGGGCGATGACTTCGGTATCCGTGTCCGAAGTGAATACGTAGCCCAGTGCTTTCAGTTGCTCACGCAGGGCTTCATGGTTTTCGATGATGCCGTTGTGCACCACCGCGATGTCGCCGGAGAAATGCGGGTGAGCGTTACGCTCGCAAGGTGCGCCGT
The sequence above is drawn from the Pseudomonas sp. FP2196 genome and encodes:
- the glmS gene encoding glutamine--fructose-6-phosphate transaminase (isomerizing), whose protein sequence is MCGIVGAVAERNITAILVEGLKRLEYRGYDSAGVAVYTNDETLERMRRPGKVSELEVALAEHPLVGRLGIAHTRWATHGAPCERNAHPHFSGDIAVVHNGIIENHEALREQLKALGYVFTSDTDTEVIAHLLSEKLKVQPDLTAALKATVKELHGAYGLAVINAKQPDRLVAARSGSPLVIGLGLGENFLASDQLALRQVTDRFMYLEEGDIAEIRRDNVQIWDVNGAAVERQTVQYSDGAEAADKGEFRHYMLKEIHEQPAVVQRTLEGRLSNDQVLVQAFGPQAAELFAKVRNVQIVACGTSYHAGMVARYWLEELAGIPCQVEVASEFRYRKVVVQPDTLFVTISQSGETADTLAALRNAKELGFLASLAICNVGISSLVRESDLTLLTQAGREIGVASTKAFTTQLVGLLLLTLSLGQVRGSLAKGVEATLVEELRRLPTRLGEALAMDSTVEKIAELFAEKNHTLFLGRGAQFPVAMEGALKLKEISYIHAEAYPAGELKHGPLALVDNDMPVVTVAPNNELLEKLKSNLQEVRARGGELVVFADEKAGMTNGEGTHVVQMPHIHDILSPILYTIPLQLLSYYVAVLKGTDVDQPRNLAKSVTVE